The Chitinophaga caeni genome segment TAAAATTTCAAAGATCAAACATGCTCTGGCTTTTTAATAGCACAACGCGTTAATTATTAAATAAAATCTTTTTCTAACTTCCCGGGAAAGCACAATTTATGCAATCGTTTGCATATTTTTAATACTTCCCTTAATTTTAGCATTCGAAAATCGAACGCAGGTTATGAAATACGTTATTACTTTTACCGCTCTTATCATGATAATTCCCCTTATTGCTACTGCTCAACCAATAATAAAAAAACGGTCGACTGCGGCGGAATTTTCAATCATCCATCAACAAATCGTTGATCAACTCCCAATAGAAGAAGGCGGCATTCAAAATATTGACCGTACTGCTAGCTATGCGCTTTCGCAAATGACTCCCGGCGGGGCTTTTAAAAATATCGATTATAATAATAAACGCCGGGCCAACTGGCCCGTGACGGATCATCTTAAATACTTGCAAGCATTATCGCTGGCTTATACATTACCTGCGAGCAAATACTACCGTCAAACCGGCTTAGAAGCGAAAATAATTGCCAGTTTAAAAGACTGGAACGACAAGAATCCCATCTGTCCAAATTGGTTTCCCAATGAAATCAGGGGCCCGCAATTGATGGGTCAAATTTTGTTGATATTAAAACTTCATGATATCAAGGTACCGGCAGATATACAATCCGGGCTGATAGAAAAAATGCAACGCGGGGATATGTACAAACAAACCGGTGCCAATAAATTGGATGTTGCCTTGCACTATATTTACGAGGCCGTCATTACGCGGAACGAAGAACTGATGAATAAGGCTGCACAACAATGTTATGAGCCGATCGAATTTACCAGGGAAGAAGGACTACAATACGATTATACCTTTTTTCAACATGGTCCGCAATTGCAAATTGCGGCCTACGGCATGACCTTCATCCGTGGTGAATACAGGGCTGCCGCTTTCTTAAACAATACCCGCTGGGCAATTCCCGCTGAAAAGAAAGAAATGTTATCCCGGTATTTCAAGCAGGTTTATTTAAACACTACCAGGGGGCCTTATAATGATTTCAATACTACCGGCAGGGAATTTTCCCGCATAGGAAGTCTAAAAAAAGGCTTATCAACCATCGGTTATATTATCCGCGATGCCGCGCTCGTTTCGCTGGAGGATAGTAGCTTTTACGAACTGGTAAAACAGAAATTACAGGGCAGCAAAGCGCCATCTTTCAAAACACCGACCATGCACCGGCATTTCTGGATTGGCGACTATACCCTGTACCATTGTCCTGCTTACTTATTCTCCGTTAGAACCAATTCTGTTAGAACCGGCAGAACGGAGATCATCAATAGCGAGAATCTACTTGGCAGAACAAATAGTGACGGCGCTACCAATATCCAGCGGCGCGGCGATGAATATTATAATATTTTCCCGCTTTGGGAATGGGACAAAATACCCGGAGTTACTTGTAGGGATTATGTTGCGGACACTATTTCGAAGGCGAGGATCGGTGGGCTGGGTACAACAGCATTCGTTGGCGGACTTTCAGATAGCCTCTACGGTCACTCTGTTTATACTCAGAACTTCGATGATGTAAGGGCTCAAAAGGCATATTTTTTCGTGAAAGATGCCGTTGTTTGTCTCGGTACGGGTATTTCTTCGAATAGTTACGAGCCTATCACTACAACTTTGAACCAATGTTGGCTAAATAGTCCTGTATATGTAAATGGTAAAAAAATTAACGGTAAAAAGTTTGATTATAATTTTAATGGCAGTCGGTCTAACTGGATTTGGCAAGATAGTATCGCTTATATTTTTCCCCGGGGTGGACAGGTTAAAGGTTCACAACAACGTGAATACGGAAATTGGGGTCGCCTCAACGTAATGTACACGGATAAAAATAAAGCTAGTGGCGAAGTATTTAAATTATGGTTGGAACATGGTATCAAACCCATGGATGGTAATTATGCTTATATTATTAAACCTGGTATCGGTTTAGATATGCTTGATCCTGTTGCGGTAAATGATATTCAAATATTGGCTAACAATGATACCTTACAGGCAATTTCACAAAAGAAAGAGCATATTTATCAAGCTATTTGTTACAAAGCGCAGCAATTCCGTTTAGGAAATTATAAGCTCGCAGTAGACCAGGCTTGTTTATTAATGATCCGAAAAAATGTTAATGGCAAAACATTGCTATCTCTTGCTGATCCGACACAACAACTAGAATCCATCAACATTACAATCAATCATCAAAAAATTCATTGCCAGCTTCCTAACGGGGTAAACGCTGGCAGAACACAGGAATACGTTTTAAATAATATCAATATGAATTTTGAAAATTTCCTTTCTACTGCCACGGCGCCTATACAAGATCTTGGCGATGGTATCACCAGGCAAATACTCGGTCATGATGCCTCCATGATGATGGTGAAGGTCAACTTCGAAAAAGGCGCTGTGGGCGCAATGCACCAACATGTGCATACACAGAGTACTTACGTTTTGGATGGGGTTTTCGAGTTCACTGTCGGGAATGAGACGAAGCTTGTAAAAAAGGGAGATGCGCTGATTATGCCGAGCAATGTAATGCACGGTTGTAAATGCCTGGAGGCAGGGAGCTTGTTGGACGTTTTTACTCCACGGAGGGAGGATTATTTAATCACGGATTAGTTATGGATTGAAGGATTTCACGGATTAGAGGATTGGGATTGGGATTGGAGTTGGGATTCTGAGTGATTATTTTTGGTTATTTAACTATTGAATCATTTAATTTTTTGAGGACTTTGCTTTGTCATTAAAATCTAGGCAAAGTTGAACCCAGTACTCAAAATCCGACTTCTTCTTAAAGCCTTCGGGATCTACGTAGCAATAGCCATCATACAACTTACCTTTCATGTACATGGGCTGAAACCCTGCTTTTGAAGATATTTCGTCGGCATGCTTGGGGTCAAAGCGGCACATTAATCTTTCGCCACTGACATTGATGCACATCTTGCCGTTAACCATAAAGGCTAATCCGCCGAACATGCGTTTCTCTTCTATTTTTATTCCGGGTATGTTTGATAAGTACACCCTGAGTTTATCTGCTAGTAATATATTGTATGCCATAATTCTTTTCTAATATGAATGTTTCCCTGGAATAAAGTTAGACTAAAATCATTGTTGGCCTACTAAAATTGCTTAAAATTTACTTGAATTCCTTACCTGGTCAAGGATATAAGCGAGGAATGATATATTCACCCCCGCCAAGAGAACCGTGGAACTTCGCACCGTTGGTAGCGAAGGGGAGCTTGGCCATACAGTAGTAGAAAGGCCAGATCGAGCGATCAAATTGGTGGCCGTAATGCCAATTTGTGCCCTTTTTTGGTACCTTTTTTGGACAAGCAAAAAAGTACAAGAAACGGGCAGGTTGACATTGAATCGAACTTTTGAGGATGCTTATAATTTTTTCATCGAAATTTTAGTCAGACAATAATGGCTTAAAATCATTAATTGTCACGAATATTCTAAATGACTTAGCAGCCCATTTTCTTCATTATAAAACAATCAGTATCTTTATCATGAGTCTGATTACCTTAAAAAACTTGATGTGCTAACAGATCGGTATGGACGGAAAATCAATTATCTACGGTTGGCAGTAATCGACCGTTGCAATCTACGTTGCACATACTGCATGCCGGGAGAAGGCTTAACATGGCTAAATAAAAAAGAACTCCTTAATGATGAAGAAATCATCCGTTTAGCCGGGATACTCGTAGAACTTGGCATCCGGAAAATCAGGATAACGGGAGGAGAACCCTTTGTTAGAAAAGATATCCTGCACCTGTTGAAAGAACTATCCGGCATTCCGGGCCTAGATGAGCTCGCCTTAACAACCAACGGCATCCTTACGGCACCTTTCATTCCGAAGTTAAAGGAAATCGGTATAAAGTCCGTCAATTTAAGTCTTGATACCTTGGATGAATACCGCTTTCATCAAATTACCAGGCGCAAAGGACTCAACCAAGTATTAGAAACGTTACAGTCTTTACAAGAACATCAAATCAAGGTCAAGATCAATGCCGTTGTAATGGATGGTATTAATATTGACGATATATTTCCCTTGGTCCGGTTGACGGAACAAAAAGATATTGACGTTAGATTCATCGAGGAAATGCCCTTCAATGGGACCAACGAACCTCATCATTCCCTAAAATGGGACTACTTACAGATTTTGAATCATATAAAAACCGAATTTCCAAGTATTTCAAAAATAGCTGATCCTTTGCATGCAACGGCGTACAGCTATCAAATTCCCGGTTTTGTAGGAAAGGTAGGCATCATAGCCGCATACACGCGCTCGTTTTGCGGAAGCTGCAACAGGTTGAGGATTACTCCTACCGGGGATTTGAGAACTTGTCTTTACGATAACAGGGGAACCAACTTAAAAGAAGCTATTAGAGGCAACATGCCTGTAACCGAAATCAAGAAATTGATTGTTGAGGCCGTTCAACAAAAAGCAGAAAACGGTTGGGATGCCGAACGGGGCAGCGCCGGGAACAAGTCATTCCATGAATCGATGGCCAATATTGGCGGGTAAATAATATGAACATCATCACCGTACAAGAAGCAGAAAAAATAATCCTTTCGAACCGGCAAAGCTACGGAACGGAAGTGGTTCATTATGAAAATGCCCTAGGGAGAGTATTGGCGGAAAATATTACTGCAGATAGGGATCTTCCTCCATTCAACAGGGCCACCGTTGACGGTATCGCTTTGCAATATGAAGCGCTTACCGAAGGTAAACTCAAGTTCAGGCTAGCAGGAACACAGGCCGCGGGAGAAAAACCCGTCACGATTCCGGGTATATACGAATGCATAGAGATTATGACCGGCGCAGCGGTTGATAACGCAATGGATACCGTGATCCGCTATGAAGATATCCTGCTGAAAGATGGATATGCATATATTCAAATCGACCTGGACAAAATCAAAAAAGGGCAAAATATACATGTAAAGGGTAAAGATAAACAACGGGGCGATGTACTTGTACATGCCGGCCAAGTGATAACACCTGCTATATTGGGTATAGCTGCTTCCGTTGGCCAAATAAACCCCGGGGTTAAAAAGCTTCCAAGGCTTACGATCATTTCCACCGGTGATGAGATGGTGGAACCGTCAACGCTACCTAACCCGTTCCAATTAAGGCGATCCAACAGCATTACGATCAAGTCTGCCTTGGAAAAATACAAGATCAACGCGAGCGTTTTACATCTAAAGGATGATTTCAACGTGATCAATAACGAATTGAGCCGCTGCTTACCGGGTAATGATGTTTTAATTATCTCAGGAGGTGTTTCAATGGGAAAGTTTGATTATGTCCCGAAAGCATTAGAAGCGCTGGGTGTTCAAAAACTTTTTCATAAAATAAAACAAAGACCCGGCAAGCCATTCTGGTTTGGCAAAAACATGGATGATAAACTGGTATTTGCATTCCCCGGCAACCCGGTTTCCGTATTTTTATGCTTGTACCGCTATTTTATTCCATGGTTAGAGCAATCCCTTGGAATGAAGGCCACGGATCCCCAATACGCAATCTTGCAAAACGATATAAATTTTAAACCTCCTTTGCAATATTTCGCGCAGGTAAAACTTCAAACAAACGCTAATGCAGAGCATTTAGCCAGGGCTGTAGACACGAACGGGTCAGGCGACTTTTCACAGCTTGCCGATACAAATGCATTTATAGAGTTACCTTTAGAAAAAGAATGCTTCAGGAAAGGTGAGATTTATTGCGTTTGGAAATATGCTTAATTTTGACTGATTTTATGAATTTGCCATGAAAGATTTTACACATCTCGATGAAAATGCAAAACCCCGCATTGTTAACGTCGGCGGTAAAGCCGTCACGCAACGCCAAGCTGTTGCCAAAGCAGTGATCAGCTTGCCATTGGAGGTCTTGCATAAATTACAGGGAGAAAATTTCCAAACCAAGAAAGGCGCGGTATTTCAAACGGCGATCATTGCCGGAATCATGGCTGCCAAGAAAACAGGGGAATTAATCCCTCTATGCCACCCGATCGGCTTGGATAACTGTGCAATCGATATCGAGGTAGACAGCTCCGACGAAGTAGTTATTTACTGCAAAGCCGAAGTAACCGCCAAAACAGGCGTTGAAATGGAAGCCTTAACTGGGGCTTCTATAGCGGCATTAACCATTTACGATATGTGTAAAAGTTTAAGCCACGACATTACCATCAAAGAAATACAGTTAATATCAAAATCCGGTGGAAAAAGTGATTTCACAAGAAGCTAAAGTTCCCCTATTAAGCGGGCTGGTTTTGGCAGGTGGTAAAAGCCTGCGGATGGGGCATGCCAAGGATAAAATAAATTGGCATGGTAAAGAACAGCGGTATTTCATGGCGGATCTTTTAAAGAGCTATTGTAACGAGGTATATATTTCTTGTAGGGCAGATCAAGCAACAGAGATTGTAGCGGCAGGCTATACGCCCCTTCCCGACACTTTCTTAAATATGGGTCCGCTTGGCGGCATCTTATCAGCACTCCGTTTTCAAAGAAAAGCGGCTTGGTTGGTCGTTGCCTGCGACTTGCCCCTAGTGAACGATTCCACGTTGCAACAATTGGTTCTAAACAGGGATATCGAGAAAATTGCTACAACTTTCAAAAGTCCATTTGACAGCTTTCCAGAACCGTTAATTACCATTTGGGAACCTAGGAGTTACCCTGTTTTACTACAGTATCTTGGCATGGATATCACTTGTCCCAGGAAAGTGCTGATCAACGGCGATGTCAACATCCTAAATCCTGCACGGGAAGAGAGTTTGATG includes the following:
- a CDS encoding polysaccharide lyase family 8 super-sandwich domain-containing protein, encoding MKYVITFTALIMIIPLIATAQPIIKKRSTAAEFSIIHQQIVDQLPIEEGGIQNIDRTASYALSQMTPGGAFKNIDYNNKRRANWPVTDHLKYLQALSLAYTLPASKYYRQTGLEAKIIASLKDWNDKNPICPNWFPNEIRGPQLMGQILLILKLHDIKVPADIQSGLIEKMQRGDMYKQTGANKLDVALHYIYEAVITRNEELMNKAAQQCYEPIEFTREEGLQYDYTFFQHGPQLQIAAYGMTFIRGEYRAAAFLNNTRWAIPAEKKEMLSRYFKQVYLNTTRGPYNDFNTTGREFSRIGSLKKGLSTIGYIIRDAALVSLEDSSFYELVKQKLQGSKAPSFKTPTMHRHFWIGDYTLYHCPAYLFSVRTNSVRTGRTEIINSENLLGRTNSDGATNIQRRGDEYYNIFPLWEWDKIPGVTCRDYVADTISKARIGGLGTTAFVGGLSDSLYGHSVYTQNFDDVRAQKAYFFVKDAVVCLGTGISSNSYEPITTTLNQCWLNSPVYVNGKKINGKKFDYNFNGSRSNWIWQDSIAYIFPRGGQVKGSQQREYGNWGRLNVMYTDKNKASGEVFKLWLEHGIKPMDGNYAYIIKPGIGLDMLDPVAVNDIQILANNDTLQAISQKKEHIYQAICYKAQQFRLGNYKLAVDQACLLMIRKNVNGKTLLSLADPTQQLESINITINHQKIHCQLPNGVNAGRTQEYVLNNINMNFENFLSTATAPIQDLGDGITRQILGHDASMMMVKVNFEKGAVGAMHQHVHTQSTYVLDGVFEFTVGNETKLVKKGDALIMPSNVMHGCKCLEAGSLLDVFTPRREDYLITD
- the moaA gene encoding GTP 3',8-cyclase MoaA: MLTDRYGRKINYLRLAVIDRCNLRCTYCMPGEGLTWLNKKELLNDEEIIRLAGILVELGIRKIRITGGEPFVRKDILHLLKELSGIPGLDELALTTNGILTAPFIPKLKEIGIKSVNLSLDTLDEYRFHQITRRKGLNQVLETLQSLQEHQIKVKINAVVMDGINIDDIFPLVRLTEQKDIDVRFIEEMPFNGTNEPHHSLKWDYLQILNHIKTEFPSISKIADPLHATAYSYQIPGFVGKVGIIAAYTRSFCGSCNRLRITPTGDLRTCLYDNRGTNLKEAIRGNMPVTEIKKLIVEAVQQKAENGWDAERGSAGNKSFHESMANIGG
- a CDS encoding NTP transferase domain-containing protein: MEKVISQEAKVPLLSGLVLAGGKSLRMGHAKDKINWHGKEQRYFMADLLKSYCNEVYISCRADQATEIVAAGYTPLPDTFLNMGPLGGILSALRFQRKAAWLVVACDLPLVNDSTLQQLVLNRDIEKIATTFKSPFDSFPEPLITIWEPRSYPVLLQYLGMDITCPRKVLINGDVNILNPAREESLMNVNSPEDAERATSILQAAKDHQH
- a CDS encoding TfoX/Sxy family protein gives rise to the protein MAYNILLADKLRVYLSNIPGIKIEEKRMFGGLAFMVNGKMCINVSGERLMCRFDPKHADEISSKAGFQPMYMKGKLYDGYCYVDPEGFKKKSDFEYWVQLCLDFNDKAKSSKN
- the moaC gene encoding cyclic pyranopterin monophosphate synthase MoaC; its protein translation is MKDFTHLDENAKPRIVNVGGKAVTQRQAVAKAVISLPLEVLHKLQGENFQTKKGAVFQTAIIAGIMAAKKTGELIPLCHPIGLDNCAIDIEVDSSDEVVIYCKAEVTAKTGVEMEALTGASIAALTIYDMCKSLSHDITIKEIQLISKSGGKSDFTRS
- a CDS encoding molybdopterin molybdotransferase MoeA, which translates into the protein MNIITVQEAEKIILSNRQSYGTEVVHYENALGRVLAENITADRDLPPFNRATVDGIALQYEALTEGKLKFRLAGTQAAGEKPVTIPGIYECIEIMTGAAVDNAMDTVIRYEDILLKDGYAYIQIDLDKIKKGQNIHVKGKDKQRGDVLVHAGQVITPAILGIAASVGQINPGVKKLPRLTIISTGDEMVEPSTLPNPFQLRRSNSITIKSALEKYKINASVLHLKDDFNVINNELSRCLPGNDVLIISGGVSMGKFDYVPKALEALGVQKLFHKIKQRPGKPFWFGKNMDDKLVFAFPGNPVSVFLCLYRYFIPWLEQSLGMKATDPQYAILQNDINFKPPLQYFAQVKLQTNANAEHLARAVDTNGSGDFSQLADTNAFIELPLEKECFRKGEIYCVWKYA